The Gilliamella apicola genome window below encodes:
- a CDS encoding SymE family type I addiction module toxin: protein MEVVDVLLLITVSVYSRQRFIAVLVCIQIQARPFVCAAFLSPQMAHCEFYFYIDCGSLRLHGDWITQAVFINGMPVKVRVMRDCIVITPQHTRELFGCIEGMSVAYINQKKLKAWLKTFPGALNDTGDIPVIKRSRSEGGI, encoded by the coding sequence ATGGAAGTAGTAGATGTGCTCTTGCTGATTACCGTTTCTGTCTATTCGCGCCAGCGGTTCATAGCTGTACTGGTCTGTATACAGATACAGGCTCGGCCGTTTGTCTGCGCTGCTTTCCTGTCCCCGCAGATGGCTCATTGCGAGTTTTATTTTTACATCGACTGCGGTTCGCTTCGTTTACATGGCGACTGGATAACGCAGGCGGTTTTTATTAACGGGATGCCCGTCAAGGTGCGGGTAATGAGGGACTGCATCGTGATCACACCGCAGCACACCCGCGAACTCTTTGGCTGTATTGAAGGGATGAGCGTGGCGTATATTAATCAAAAGAAGTTGAAAGCGTGGCTGAAGACCTTTCCGGGGGCACTGAACGATACCGGGGATATTCCGGTGATTAAGCGTAGCAGGAGCGAAGGCGGGATTTAA
- a CDS encoding RHS repeat domain-containing protein, translating to MWDLLNNNLHYPFLILLFEDILTFQYLRRPGRRIGKHQIDRESKPYNRTRFLWDGLRMIQETGPNHPTSLYIYTDQNSYEPLVRIDRTGNQQEHIYYFHTDLNGMPEELTDEAGEIVWECSYQLWGKPVQEIAHTQIQQNLRYQGQYLDKETGLHYNTFRYYDPDIGRFTQPDPIGLLGGLNLYQYQYQYAPNGLTWIDPWGWACIPNKKAGMKREQRAKDILEKRYGK from the coding sequence TTGTGGGATTTATTGAATAATAATCTTCATTACCCTTTCTTAATTTTGTTGTTTGAAGATATATTGACATTCCAATATCTACGACGTCCTGGCCGACGCATCGGAAAACATCAGATTGACCGCGAAAGCAAGCCTTACAACCGTACCCGCTTCCTGTGGGACGGCTTAAGAATGATTCAGGAAACCGGCCCGAATCACCCCACTAGCCTGTATATCTATACCGACCAGAACAGCTACGAACCACTGGTGCGGATAGACCGGACAGGCAATCAGCAAGAGCATATCTACTACTTCCACACTGATCTGAACGGCATGCCGGAGGAGCTAACGGATGAAGCCGGTGAAATCGTCTGGGAATGCTCATACCAGCTGTGGGGCAAACCGGTACAGGAGATTGCTCATACACAGATACAACAGAACCTGAGGTATCAGGGACAATATTTAGACAAGGAAACTGGCTTACATTACAATACTTTCAGGTATTATGATCCGGATATAGGTAGATTTACTCAGCCAGACCCGATTGGGTTGCTGGGTGGCTTGAATCTGTATCAGTATCAGTATCAGTATGCGCCTAATGGGTTGACTTGGATTGACCCGTGGGGGTGGGCATGTATACCAAACAAAAAAGCAGGTATGAAGCGTGAACAGAGGGCGAAAGATATATTGGAAAAACGTTATGGCAAGTAA